The Actinocatenispora sera genome has a window encoding:
- a CDS encoding COG4315 family predicted lipoprotein has protein sequence MSQRRSRRLWWLAPAAAAPLIAAGCSAGSSSSTGSSGGSTNHSAGSSAPVSARSTGQGKVLVDSAGHALYSPAGETTTHLMCDSAACTAIWPVATASGTVPSTVPGASGTLGTLHRSDGKTQLTYNGHPLYRFSADQGAGSVTGDGTKDSFGGTKLTWHVIRLSGKPASSPSSQNGGGYNY, from the coding sequence TTGTCACAGCGTCGATCCCGCCGGCTGTGGTGGCTGGCACCGGCGGCCGCCGCGCCGCTGATCGCGGCCGGCTGCAGCGCCGGCTCGTCCAGCTCGACCGGGTCGTCCGGGGGTTCGACGAACCACTCGGCCGGCTCGTCGGCACCGGTGAGCGCGCGCAGTACCGGGCAGGGCAAGGTACTGGTCGACTCGGCCGGCCACGCGCTGTACAGCCCGGCGGGCGAGACCACCACGCACCTGATGTGCGACTCGGCGGCTTGCACGGCGATCTGGCCGGTGGCCACCGCGTCCGGCACGGTGCCCAGTACGGTGCCGGGCGCGAGCGGCACGCTCGGCACCCTGCACCGGTCCGACGGCAAGACCCAGCTGACGTACAACGGGCACCCGTTGTACCGGTTCTCGGCCGACCAGGGTGCCGGCTCGGTCACCGGGGACGGGACCAAGGACAGCTTCGGGGGGACGAAGCTGACCTGGCATGTGATCCGGCTGTCCGGCAAGCCGGCGAGCAGCCCGTCGTCGCAGAACGGCGGCGGCTACAACTACTGA